The following are encoded in a window of Desulfosporosinus sp. Sb-LF genomic DNA:
- the eutM gene encoding ethanolamine utilization microcompartment protein EutM, producing MSKSEALGLIETKGLVGAIEAADAMVKAANVHLIGREFVGGGLVTIMVRGDVGAVKAATDAGAAAAQRVGELISVHVIPRPHSDVEMILPAAKNEA from the coding sequence ATGAGTAAATCAGAAGCTTTAGGATTAATCGAAACCAAAGGTCTAGTAGGAGCAATAGAAGCGGCAGACGCCATGGTTAAAGCCGCGAACGTTCATCTGATTGGTCGCGAATTCGTCGGCGGTGGTCTGGTCACCATTATGGTAAGAGGCGATGTTGGAGCTGTAAAAGCAGCAACCGATGCTGGTGCTGCTGCTGCTCAGCGAGTTGGCGAACTGATTTCCGTTCATGTCATTCCGCGTCCTCACAGTGATGTAGAAATGATACTTCCTGCAGCCAAAAACGAAGCCTAA
- a CDS encoding acetaldehyde dehydrogenase (acetylating) — protein sequence MENFDYDLQSVQETRNLARQAKLAQTQLAKFNCEQIDVIIRNMVKVAEENAVSLAKMAVEETGFGKVEDKIFKNRFASTELYDFIKPMQTIGVIKDDKVNKLIEIAEPVGVLMGIVPSTNPTSTAIYKSIIAIKSRNGIVFSPHPSALKCTLQAARLMNDAAVAAGAPANIIGCISKPSMNATNELMKCDEVAMIIATGGSAMVKAAYSAGKPALGVGPGNVPAYIERTANISKAVKNIIASKTFDNGTICASEQSVIVEECMRDQVMEEFRRQGGYFMTPAETNQVAKKLFVRGHAMNGKMVGRSAAVIADGAGIAIPPGTKVLLGEQQGVGEEYPLSYEKLTTVLAFYTVKDWQEACDLSIKLLNNGGVGHSLSIHTENHEMVMKFAEKPVFRILVNTASSQGGVGASTGLSPAFTLGCGTWGGSATSDNVTPLHLINIKRVAYGIKDFTENTTPSFSASVAQSASLSGISDDQIMNVVNEVILLLKKRGDN from the coding sequence ATGGAAAACTTTGACTATGATTTACAATCCGTGCAAGAGACCAGAAATCTTGCTCGTCAGGCTAAACTGGCGCAAACGCAACTTGCAAAATTCAATTGCGAGCAAATTGACGTAATCATCCGTAATATGGTAAAAGTGGCAGAGGAGAATGCTGTTTCTCTGGCAAAAATGGCGGTTGAAGAAACAGGATTTGGTAAAGTAGAAGATAAAATCTTCAAAAATCGTTTTGCTTCCACAGAACTTTATGACTTCATCAAACCCATGCAAACCATCGGAGTCATTAAAGACGATAAGGTCAACAAACTCATTGAAATTGCCGAACCGGTAGGTGTACTCATGGGAATTGTTCCCTCAACCAATCCTACATCTACGGCCATTTACAAATCGATTATCGCCATTAAATCCCGTAACGGGATAGTGTTCTCACCACATCCTTCGGCTCTCAAATGTACGCTGCAGGCAGCCAGATTGATGAATGATGCGGCTGTAGCGGCTGGAGCCCCAGCCAATATTATTGGCTGTATCTCAAAACCCTCGATGAATGCGACCAATGAACTCATGAAATGCGATGAAGTCGCCATGATTATCGCCACGGGTGGTTCAGCCATGGTAAAGGCTGCCTATAGCGCGGGGAAGCCGGCATTGGGTGTAGGTCCGGGCAACGTTCCGGCCTATATCGAAAGAACTGCCAATATTTCGAAAGCCGTTAAAAATATTATTGCTAGTAAAACGTTTGACAATGGCACTATTTGTGCATCCGAGCAATCGGTGATTGTTGAAGAATGCATGCGTGACCAGGTTATGGAAGAGTTCAGACGTCAAGGTGGTTACTTCATGACCCCCGCGGAAACAAATCAAGTTGCTAAAAAATTGTTTGTTCGCGGCCATGCTATGAACGGGAAAATGGTCGGGAGGTCCGCTGCAGTCATCGCAGACGGTGCCGGTATAGCCATTCCACCGGGAACAAAAGTCTTGTTAGGTGAACAACAGGGCGTGGGTGAGGAATACCCCCTGTCTTATGAAAAATTGACGACTGTGCTGGCGTTTTATACCGTAAAAGATTGGCAGGAAGCTTGTGATCTGAGCATTAAACTCTTGAATAATGGTGGTGTCGGGCACAGCCTTTCCATTCATACGGAAAATCATGAAATGGTCATGAAATTCGCTGAAAAACCGGTATTTAGGATTTTGGTCAACACAGCATCCAGCCAAGGTGGTGTAGGCGCAAGTACCGGACTTTCCCCAGCCTTTACACTGGGTTGTGGTACTTGGGGTGGAAGTGCAACCTCCGATAATGTAACCCCTCTGCACTTGATCAATATCAAACGTGTGGCTTATGGAATCAAAGACTTCACCGAAAACACGACCCCTTCCTTCTCGGCCAGCGTGGCACAGAGCGCTAGTCTGAGTGGCATCAGTGATGATCAGATTATGAACGTTGTGAATGAAGTCATTTTGCTCCTGAAAAAACGAGGTGATAACTAA
- a CDS encoding cupin domain-containing protein: protein MKKLVSANEVKAVAAKGQKLFCVDCDTIITPAAKDLARELGVEFTADPSAAGDHTGTESGLPKKDSRQNEIDPDMIFQVVKAVLANRLLASVPNPSPETPFRAEGDPSGLKIVRGRTVKLETFETGDPSTNVAYREVVSKDDSQMSAGFLTIEQSSFEWELCYEEIDIVLEGSLSITINDETYHAHQGDVLFVPKGSKVTWSSSDYVKLFYVTYPANWADLMAQQ, encoded by the coding sequence TTGAAGAAACTTGTTTCTGCAAACGAAGTGAAAGCAGTAGCAGCAAAGGGGCAAAAACTTTTCTGCGTAGACTGCGATACTATTATTACACCGGCAGCTAAGGATCTAGCTAGGGAACTGGGTGTGGAATTTACAGCAGACCCTTCTGCTGCAGGAGATCACACTGGTACCGAAAGTGGCTTGCCGAAGAAAGATAGCAGGCAAAACGAGATCGACCCAGATATGATCTTTCAAGTTGTAAAAGCGGTATTAGCCAACAGACTCCTGGCAAGTGTTCCTAACCCATCTCCCGAAACTCCCTTCAGGGCAGAGGGTGACCCGAGTGGACTGAAAATCGTGCGCGGCAGGACAGTGAAACTCGAGACCTTTGAAACGGGCGATCCGAGCACGAACGTAGCTTATCGTGAAGTGGTCAGTAAAGATGATTCCCAAATGAGTGCAGGCTTTTTGACCATAGAGCAATCTAGCTTTGAGTGGGAATTGTGCTATGAAGAAATTGATATTGTTCTCGAGGGAAGCCTGTCCATCACTATCAATGACGAGACTTATCACGCTCACCAGGGAGATGTCCTCTTCGTACCCAAAGGTTCCAAAGTAACCTGGAGTTCGTCTGATTATGTCAAACTCTTTTACGTAACTTACCCGGCGAACTGGGCTGATCTTATGGCGCAACAATAG
- a CDS encoding GyrI-like domain-containing protein, which yields MDYRIIQKEAFKVIGKVIKVSTKDEGHHREISEFWDKCNADGTSEKICAIDNRQNMLGISMELEDDKEQFSYMIAIEDVNNSAESGFDIREIPTANWAVFTSVGLMPYAIVNVLSRIYQEWFPATGFEQANAPMLEVYLPGNPSAQDYKCEVWVPIVKK from the coding sequence ATGGATTACAGAATAATTCAAAAGGAAGCATTTAAGGTCATAGGCAAGGTAATTAAAGTATCGACAAAGGATGAAGGACATCACAGGGAAATATCTGAATTCTGGGATAAATGTAATGCAGATGGAACAAGCGAAAAAATTTGTGCCATAGATAACAGACAAAATATGCTTGGCATAAGCATGGAGCTTGAAGATGATAAGGAACAATTTTCTTACATGATTGCTATAGAGGATGTCAATAATTCAGCAGAATCCGGTTTTGATATCAGAGAAATACCGACTGCTAACTGGGCAGTATTTACATCGGTAGGATTGATGCCATACGCAATAGTAAACGTATTGTCAAGAATCTACCAAGAATGGTTTCCTGCAACAGGCTTTGAGCAAGCAAATGCACCGATGCTTGAAGTTTATCTTCCTGGCAATCCATCGGCACAGGACTATAAATGTGAAGTTTGGGTACCAATAGTGAAAAAATAA
- a CDS encoding phosphate propanoyltransferase: MGKYDALAALLMEAIKEGGYLKKDDNSIPVGISNRHIHLSQADLETLFGSGYQLTKTKDLSQPMQYACKETLIIAGPKGAIEKVRILGPVRSESQIEILQADCFKLGVSAPVRLSGDLQGTPGITLIGPKGSVLLSKGLVIAQRHIHMTLEDAKNFGVTDGEQVTIQIDGLRGGTFSNVVIRANNTSALEFHIDTEEANAMQLATARITIVK, from the coding sequence GTGGGAAAGTATGACGCTTTAGCAGCGCTTCTGATGGAGGCTATTAAAGAAGGGGGGTATTTAAAAAAGGACGACAATTCCATCCCTGTGGGAATATCTAACCGTCATATTCATCTTTCTCAAGCAGATCTGGAAACATTGTTTGGTTCAGGATACCAATTGACTAAGACCAAGGATTTGTCACAACCCATGCAATATGCCTGTAAGGAAACCCTGATCATAGCCGGGCCTAAAGGTGCTATTGAAAAGGTTCGTATCCTCGGACCAGTGCGAAGTGAATCGCAGATAGAAATACTCCAGGCAGATTGTTTTAAACTTGGCGTATCCGCGCCGGTAAGGTTGTCGGGAGACCTGCAAGGAACTCCGGGAATCACTCTCATTGGTCCCAAAGGAAGTGTTTTGCTTTCCAAAGGCCTAGTGATTGCGCAGCGGCATATTCATATGACCTTGGAAGATGCAAAAAACTTTGGTGTAACCGATGGAGAACAGGTAACCATCCAAATAGACGGACTTCGAGGCGGAACTTTCTCGAATGTCGTCATCAGAGCCAACAACACCTCGGCGCTTGAATTTCATATCGACACGGAAGAAGCGAACGCTATGCAGCTCGCAACCGCAAGAATAACTATTGTAAAATAA
- a CDS encoding BMC domain-containing protein, giving the protein MQALGLIETRGLLPAIECADVMLKTAQVDLVGRTFVGGGLVTIAVTGDVGAVKAAVEAAVTAVEKIGRLSLVSQHIIPRPHQEIEGIVAVRVNSVEDQPNFFQDSDPITSLNDSLPKQDTAAQSIEPAKTTKESSKSQQIMLSQLRKEGVDAFVQEFGLEKGVDILKSISVVKLRNLAREYKELGVAGRAISKANKELLIQKLKRYYERGSEK; this is encoded by the coding sequence ATGCAGGCTCTTGGCTTAATTGAGACACGAGGACTCCTTCCTGCTATTGAATGTGCAGATGTCATGCTCAAAACGGCTCAAGTGGATCTCGTGGGGAGGACCTTTGTAGGTGGCGGTCTCGTAACAATTGCTGTAACGGGTGATGTGGGAGCAGTTAAAGCCGCTGTGGAAGCAGCTGTAACAGCGGTTGAAAAGATAGGCCGCTTGTCCTTGGTTTCTCAACATATAATTCCCAGACCGCACCAGGAGATTGAAGGTATAGTCGCGGTAAGGGTAAATTCTGTTGAGGATCAACCAAACTTTTTTCAGGACTCTGATCCAATCACTAGCTTAAATGATTCCTTGCCAAAGCAGGACACCGCTGCACAATCGATAGAACCAGCTAAAACCACAAAAGAAAGCTCTAAATCCCAGCAAATCATGCTGAGTCAACTCCGCAAAGAGGGAGTAGATGCTTTCGTACAGGAATTTGGACTTGAAAAGGGTGTGGACATCCTAAAATCGATTTCCGTGGTAAAACTTCGGAATCTGGCGAGAGAATACAAAGAACTCGGCGTCGCAGGTAGAGCCATTTCAAAAGCTAACAAAGAATTACTTATTCAGAAACTGAAGAGATATTACGAGCGGGGGAGCGAAAAATAA
- a CDS encoding histidine kinase encodes MDDTNKTLKNLMDSNLYSRYSGLLSLSNISLLLVDTSGNILLEFNPSPDFCKFICQEDETRICSDYIARLKSGSGDRFICRHGLANILLPVDINNQTIGYVVGAQVYSTDSEYQKYLIDIMSIAKNKKLEPEFIAKSIATIKTIEENKLEIHEQICNHITQNISYDFSQSIHTADKAIARLSIEKEMLEKKIIDLEAKNMSLVINPHFLFNTLNSIARIAYFEKSHTTEELIYCLSDLLRYNLKHDDELHTIGAEMDNIEKYLYIQKIRYKNRLEYDIDIPDHIKAHRIPNMIIQPIVENALIHGITPKRDGGKIKIYAEENKNDINIFVVDNGNGFPTEVLKSLQQSENKLGIGFRSTDKRLKRYFGEQYGLKIEKSDYSGSTVTISIPTKPNAR; translated from the coding sequence ATGGATGATACTAACAAAACTTTAAAAAATTTAATGGATTCCAATCTGTATTCTCGCTACAGCGGACTATTATCCCTGTCTAATATTTCATTACTGCTAGTAGATACCAGTGGCAATATTCTTCTTGAATTTAACCCGTCTCCTGATTTTTGCAAGTTTATTTGCCAGGAAGATGAAACAAGGATATGCTCAGACTATATTGCTAGGTTAAAATCGGGTAGTGGAGACCGATTTATCTGTCGGCATGGGCTGGCAAACATTCTTTTGCCGGTCGATATTAACAACCAAACCATTGGCTATGTCGTCGGTGCGCAGGTTTATTCAACGGATAGTGAATATCAGAAATATTTGATTGATATAATGAGCATTGCAAAGAATAAGAAACTCGAACCGGAATTTATCGCGAAATCAATTGCAACGATAAAAACCATAGAAGAAAACAAACTTGAAATTCATGAACAAATTTGCAACCATATTACCCAAAATATTAGCTATGATTTTTCTCAAAGTATCCATACTGCCGATAAGGCGATAGCAAGATTGTCTATTGAAAAGGAAATGCTGGAGAAAAAGATTATTGATCTCGAAGCGAAAAATATGTCTTTGGTCATTAACCCGCATTTCCTGTTTAATACCCTAAACTCTATAGCACGTATTGCCTATTTTGAAAAATCCCATACAACTGAAGAACTTATTTACTGTCTTTCAGATTTATTAAGGTACAACTTAAAGCATGACGATGAGTTGCACACCATTGGAGCCGAGATGGATAATATTGAAAAATACCTTTACATTCAGAAAATAAGATATAAAAATCGTTTGGAGTATGATATTGACATTCCTGATCATATTAAAGCCCATAGAATCCCCAATATGATTATACAGCCCATTGTTGAGAATGCCCTTATCCATGGCATTACCCCTAAAAGGGATGGGGGCAAGATAAAAATTTATGCTGAAGAAAATAAGAATGATATCAATATTTTTGTTGTGGATAATGGGAATGGTTTTCCCACAGAAGTCTTAAAAAGTTTGCAACAATCGGAAAATAAGCTTGGAATAGGTTTTCGTAGTACGGACAAACGGTTGAAACGATATTTCGGAGAACAATACGGGTTGAAAATCGAAAAATCAGACTATAGCGGAAGTACCGTCACCATCTCGATTCCCACTAAACCCAATGCGAGGTGA
- a CDS encoding BMC domain-containing protein produces the protein MYSAIGMIELTSIARGIYATDLMLKTAYVEVVSATPVCPGKYIAIIKGDVGAVESSISVGVENAGEYLVDSFILANVHQGVFPAITATSMPDAIGALGIMECFSLASMIIAADAALKAADVQALELRLGSGLGGKAYFTFTGDVGAVEASIEAGKAIAIEKGLLVDVEVIPSPSEKLWESLF, from the coding sequence ATGTATAGTGCAATAGGTATGATTGAGCTTACTAGTATTGCTAGAGGAATTTATGCGACCGATTTGATGCTTAAAACAGCCTACGTTGAAGTGGTCAGCGCAACCCCCGTCTGTCCGGGAAAATATATCGCGATCATCAAAGGGGACGTTGGCGCTGTAGAAAGCTCTATCAGCGTCGGCGTAGAAAATGCAGGAGAATATTTGGTCGATAGCTTTATCCTCGCCAATGTTCATCAGGGCGTTTTCCCGGCCATCACGGCCACAAGCATGCCTGATGCAATCGGGGCTCTAGGGATCATGGAATGTTTCTCCCTGGCATCCATGATCATTGCTGCTGATGCAGCACTCAAAGCTGCTGATGTACAGGCCTTGGAACTACGTTTGGGTAGTGGATTGGGCGGCAAAGCCTACTTCACCTTCACTGGAGATGTTGGCGCTGTAGAAGCAAGTATTGAAGCCGGGAAAGCAATCGCTATCGAGAAAGGCTTGTTAGTGGATGTTGAAGTAATTCCTTCGCCATCTGAAAAATTATGGGAATCGCTATTCTAA
- a CDS encoding response regulator has product MSVVLIVEDELLELEFLKSIVTEELLPKDKIITCESGIQAVKLAKQHKPDVIVMDILIPEMDGLQALKEIRKFLPQASVMILSACSDFSYAQTAIRLRVQDYLLKPIKPSVFKQAFHDVLTSITTHQVPVDEEIVEQEPNQMYFIEKSLNYIHDNFKQKLPLQLVSSHVFLHPQYFSRIFKKEVGVTYIDYVNRLKIEYACKLLETTSYPAYRISSECGFTDPSYFNRVFVQQMNMTPKAYRRKHLLDSEDEG; this is encoded by the coding sequence ATGAGCGTAGTTTTAATTGTGGAAGATGAGTTACTTGAATTGGAGTTTCTTAAGTCGATTGTAACCGAAGAGCTTCTCCCAAAAGATAAAATAATCACCTGTGAAAGCGGGATTCAAGCTGTCAAACTGGCAAAACAACATAAACCGGATGTCATAGTGATGGATATACTTATTCCTGAAATGGACGGCTTACAGGCCCTTAAGGAGATAAGGAAATTCCTTCCTCAAGCAAGTGTTATGATTTTATCGGCTTGTTCAGACTTTTCCTATGCGCAAACAGCAATTCGCCTCCGCGTTCAGGATTATTTGCTGAAACCCATTAAACCGTCCGTTTTCAAGCAGGCATTCCATGATGTGTTGACTAGTATAACTACACACCAAGTACCTGTGGACGAAGAAATTGTGGAACAAGAACCCAATCAAATGTATTTTATCGAAAAATCACTAAACTATATTCATGATAACTTTAAACAAAAATTACCCCTGCAATTGGTCTCGTCCCATGTATTTTTGCACCCTCAATATTTCAGCCGCATCTTCAAAAAAGAAGTAGGGGTTACCTATATAGATTATGTCAATAGGTTAAAAATTGAGTATGCCTGCAAATTACTGGAAACAACTAGTTATCCCGCCTATCGCATTTCCAGTGAATGTGGTTTTACAGATCCCTCCTATTTTAATCGTGTCTTCGTACAGCAAATGAATATGACCCCCAAAGCGTACAGACGAAAACATCTGCTTGACAGCGAAGATGAGGGCTAA